One Halobaculum roseum DNA segment encodes these proteins:
- a CDS encoding MaoC family dehydratase, protein MAGKYYEEFEVGETIVHEKRRTVSERDNQVFCDMTMNQQPLHLDAEFAADTQFGERLVNGIYTMALATGLSVPDTTDGTIVANLSYDDVEHPNPVFHGDTVRAESTVLDKRETSDGERGVVTMRVDAYRLDPDTDDGETLVCTFERTVLSLKREHAE, encoded by the coding sequence ATGGCCGGCAAGTATTACGAGGAGTTCGAGGTCGGCGAGACGATCGTCCACGAGAAGCGCCGCACCGTCTCCGAGCGGGACAACCAGGTCTTCTGCGACATGACGATGAACCAGCAGCCGCTCCACCTCGATGCGGAGTTCGCCGCCGACACGCAGTTCGGCGAGCGACTGGTGAACGGCATCTACACGATGGCGCTGGCGACCGGGCTGTCCGTTCCGGACACGACCGACGGAACCATCGTCGCGAACCTCTCGTACGACGACGTGGAGCACCCGAACCCGGTGTTTCACGGCGACACGGTCCGCGCTGAGTCGACGGTTCTGGACAAGCGCGAGACCAGCGACGGCGAGCGCGGCGTCGTGACGATGCGCGTCGACGCGTACAGGCTCGATCCGGACACAGACGACGGCGAGACGCTCGTGTGCACGTTCGAGCGGACGGTGCTGTCGCTGAAGCGCGAGCACGCCGAGTAG
- a CDS encoding PH domain-containing protein, which yields MESPSTEDTLPDGFDWLSLDPEEEVVWTGKPHSMSLVPALVVGVPLSLVLVGIPIVVSAYLSRENTEYVITTEALYKKRGVVSRDVKRVGFEKVQDTSYSQDFFGTQFGYGSVDISTAGGSGVELSFDSVAEPKRIQELVNERIRARDRRGDVGDGETKADVLDDILGELRAIRAAVEDDGAGAVAAGDDVDADDRDGENGPAGGTGEVSDADGASTAGDDDDR from the coding sequence ATGGAATCTCCCTCCACCGAGGACACGCTTCCGGACGGCTTCGACTGGCTCTCGCTCGACCCCGAGGAGGAGGTCGTCTGGACGGGCAAGCCGCACTCGATGAGCCTCGTCCCCGCGCTCGTCGTCGGCGTCCCCCTGTCGCTGGTGCTCGTGGGCATCCCGATCGTCGTCTCGGCGTACCTCTCGCGCGAGAACACGGAGTACGTGATCACCACCGAGGCGCTGTACAAGAAGCGCGGCGTCGTCTCCCGGGACGTGAAGCGGGTCGGCTTCGAGAAGGTCCAGGACACCTCCTACTCGCAGGACTTCTTCGGCACGCAGTTCGGCTACGGCTCGGTCGACATCTCCACGGCCGGCGGCTCGGGCGTCGAACTCAGCTTCGACAGCGTCGCCGAGCCCAAGCGGATCCAGGAGCTGGTGAACGAGCGCATCCGCGCCCGAGACCGCCGCGGCGACGTCGGCGACGGGGAGACGAAAGCCGACGTGCTCGACGACATCCTCGGCGAACTGCGCGCGATCCGCGCGGCCGTCGAGGACGACGGCGCCGGCGCTGTGGCCGCCGGGGACGATGTCGACGCAGACGACCGCGACGGCGAGAACGGGCCCGCCGGCGGGACCGGCGAGGTGTCCGACGCCGACGGGGCGTCGACGGCCGGCGACGACGACGACCGATGA
- a CDS encoding S9 family peptidase has product MTDTPDDTLRALAELPTMAHPASTPDGSEIALYYDIDGRNELYLLDPDTGELDRWSDGQVPKDARHGFAWDAAGQRVLFHLDEAGNEQNDIHAIDRDGTAEPVVEMDGQVTLQSVGDDGETLLVGSNADGQMNVYRHDLPSGETTKVTDYDRAVWTAELSPDCERFAFTTNTSEDYDNADVFVASVARSATEGRPAAGDDLDGSNARNLDIGETGAESAPADWHPDGDKLLVSDNTPDKGRCGVYDFEADDVTWFGTGEYEETPEFFLPDGDRFLATRTRDAEVVPVLYDTTTGEGRELDVPGGVSTFGRGPSDDGWVLDENRVLLMHTTPTRRPELLAYDLNADEYETVLEAEYGPFSPDDFADAEYVTVESDGVPETPQRAVEHDPYDELEIGAIFYDSGERPSPLVVNPHGGPRHRDTLSFGYRTQFLLSRGFSVLQVNYRGSTGRGREFVEELYDDWGGAEQGDVATAAERVLAENDWLDDDRVVVFGGSYGGYSAYWQLVQFPDLYAAGVAWVGVSDLFDMAENTMPHFRSELMVKYLGEPDENEALYEERSPVTHVDNLAAPLLIVHGVNDRRVPVSQARIFRDALQDAGYEESDDYEYEELGEEGHGSSDIDDKIRSLELLDDFFERRVGTVEADVTASDD; this is encoded by the coding sequence GTGACCGATACCCCGGACGACACCCTCCGAGCCCTCGCAGAGCTGCCGACGATGGCGCACCCCGCGTCGACCCCGGACGGGTCCGAAATCGCGCTGTACTACGACATCGACGGCCGCAACGAACTGTACCTCCTCGATCCCGACACCGGAGAACTGGACCGGTGGTCCGACGGTCAGGTTCCGAAGGACGCCCGCCACGGCTTCGCGTGGGACGCCGCCGGCCAGCGCGTCCTCTTCCACCTCGACGAGGCCGGCAACGAGCAGAACGATATCCACGCCATCGACCGCGACGGCACCGCCGAACCGGTCGTCGAGATGGACGGACAGGTGACGCTCCAGTCGGTCGGCGACGACGGCGAGACGCTGCTGGTCGGGTCGAACGCCGACGGGCAGATGAACGTCTACCGCCACGACCTCCCCTCGGGCGAGACGACGAAGGTCACCGACTACGACCGCGCCGTCTGGACGGCGGAGCTGTCGCCCGACTGCGAGCGGTTCGCGTTCACGACGAACACGTCCGAGGACTACGACAACGCGGACGTGTTCGTCGCCAGCGTGGCGCGAAGCGCCACGGAGGGCCGGCCGGCGGCCGGCGACGATCTCGACGGATCGAACGCCCGAAACCTCGATATCGGCGAGACCGGCGCTGAGTCGGCGCCGGCGGACTGGCACCCCGACGGCGACAAGCTGCTCGTCTCCGACAACACGCCCGACAAGGGTCGCTGCGGCGTGTACGACTTCGAGGCCGACGACGTGACGTGGTTCGGGACCGGCGAGTACGAGGAGACGCCCGAGTTCTTCCTCCCCGACGGCGATCGCTTCCTCGCGACGCGGACGCGCGACGCCGAGGTCGTCCCGGTCCTCTACGACACGACGACCGGTGAGGGGCGCGAACTCGACGTGCCCGGCGGCGTGTCCACCTTCGGTCGCGGCCCCTCGGACGACGGGTGGGTCCTCGACGAGAACCGCGTGCTGCTCATGCACACCACGCCGACTCGCCGGCCCGAACTGCTCGCGTACGACCTCAACGCCGACGAATACGAGACGGTGTTGGAGGCCGAGTACGGCCCCTTCTCCCCCGACGACTTCGCCGACGCGGAGTACGTCACCGTCGAGTCCGACGGCGTGCCCGAGACGCCACAGCGCGCCGTCGAGCACGACCCGTACGACGAACTGGAGATCGGCGCGATCTTCTACGACTCCGGCGAGCGGCCGTCGCCGTTGGTCGTCAACCCCCACGGCGGCCCGCGCCACCGCGACACGCTCTCGTTCGGCTACCGCACGCAGTTCCTGCTCTCGCGCGGCTTCTCCGTGCTCCAGGTGAACTATCGCGGCTCCACCGGCCGCGGCCGGGAGTTCGTCGAGGAGCTGTACGACGACTGGGGCGGCGCCGAGCAGGGGGACGTTGCCACGGCCGCCGAGCGCGTCCTAGCGGAGAACGACTGGCTCGACGACGACCGAGTCGTCGTCTTCGGCGGTTCATACGGCGGCTACTCGGCGTACTGGCAGCTGGTGCAGTTCCCCGACCTCTACGCCGCGGGGGTCGCGTGGGTCGGCGTCTCGGACCTGTTCGACATGGCCGAGAACACCATGCCCCACTTCCGCTCGGAGCTGATGGTGAAGTACCTCGGCGAGCCCGACGAGAACGAGGCGCTGTACGAGGAGCGATCGCCGGTCACCCACGTCGACAACCTCGCGGCCCCCCTCCTGATCGTCCACGGCGTCAACGACCGTCGGGTCCCGGTGTCGCAGGCGCGAATCTTCCGCGACGCCCTCCAGGACGCCGGCTACGAGGAGAGCGACGACTACGAGTACGAGGAACTCGGCGAGGAGGGCCACGGTTCCTCGGACATCGACGACAAGATCCGGAGCCTCGAACTGCTCGACGACTTCTTCGAGCGTCGCGTCGGCACCGTCGAGGCGGACGTGACCGCGAGCGACGACTGA
- the mvaD gene encoding phosphomevalonate decarboxylase MvaD, with the protein MKATATAHPIQGLVKYHGMRDAERRLPYHDSISLCTAPSRTTTTVEWEPDSAPDDDEYRIDGEVVDGRGAERIGMVADHVRDLADLDAAVRVESENSFPSNVGFGSSSSGFAALAMSLVEAAGLDMTRPEISTVARRGSSSAARAVTGAYSVLYAGMNDEDCRAERLDVGVGPDGFDPEEDLRVVTALVPAYKETEEAHREAEASHMFDARMAHVHEQLQRMRDRLRTGEFSGIFEIAEHDSLSLTATTMTGPAGWVYWQPETIAVFNAVRELRQEEDVPVYFSTDTGASVYVNTPAEHAERVEERVAEVGVETDIWEVGGPARVLGESKALF; encoded by the coding sequence ATGAAGGCCACGGCGACGGCCCACCCCATTCAGGGCCTCGTGAAGTACCACGGGATGCGCGACGCCGAGCGGCGGCTCCCGTACCACGACTCGATCAGCCTCTGTACGGCCCCCTCGCGGACGACGACGACCGTCGAGTGGGAACCCGACAGTGCGCCCGACGACGACGAGTACCGCATCGACGGCGAGGTCGTCGACGGCCGCGGCGCAGAGCGCATCGGGATGGTCGCCGACCACGTCCGCGACCTCGCGGACCTGGACGCCGCCGTCCGCGTCGAGTCGGAGAACTCCTTCCCGTCGAACGTCGGCTTCGGCTCCTCCTCCTCGGGCTTCGCCGCGCTGGCGATGTCGCTGGTCGAGGCCGCCGGCCTCGATATGACGCGCCCCGAGATCTCGACGGTCGCCCGGCGCGGCTCCTCGTCGGCCGCCCGCGCGGTCACCGGCGCGTACTCGGTGCTGTACGCCGGGATGAACGACGAGGACTGTCGCGCCGAGCGCCTCGACGTCGGCGTCGGCCCCGACGGCTTCGACCCTGAGGAGGACCTCCGCGTCGTGACGGCGCTCGTTCCGGCGTACAAGGAGACCGAGGAGGCCCACCGCGAGGCGGAGGCAAGCCACATGTTCGACGCCCGGATGGCCCACGTCCACGAGCAGCTCCAGCGGATGCGCGACCGCCTTCGCACCGGGGAGTTCTCGGGCATCTTCGAGATCGCCGAGCACGACTCGCTGTCGCTGACGGCGACGACGATGACCGGCCCCGCCGGCTGGGTGTACTGGCAGCCCGAGACCATCGCGGTGTTCAACGCCGTCCGCGAGCTCCGGCAGGAGGAGGACGTGCCGGTGTACTTCTCGACGGACACCGGCGCGAGCGTCTACGTCAACACGCCCGCCGAGCACGCCGAGCGCGTCGAGGAGCGCGTCGCCGAGGTCGGCGTCGAGACCGACATCTGGGAGGTCGGCGGTCCCGCCCGCGTCCTCGGCGAGTCGAAGGCGCTGTTCTGA
- a CDS encoding DUF7409 domain-containing protein, which produces MGDEDVRELKFVGPATAAVLADAPFGAADVREKAVSYRMLIDAGVNPGVAARIRREHSLAWSFESEGEDLARRSSQVRGLGDAERAWVAASSGDWQGQDAGGSDAAEGGAGGDDTDDDVRVVTDDDAAATATDDTAATTDDEETDDGEAAERAWVAASARGDASGTKTDGSGDPVAAESAWRERSRPTPVVDVAGVNDRDAADLAEAGITSARALAIADPEEIGEALDRDAAHVAELRDAAAEHVD; this is translated from the coding sequence GTGGGGGATGAGGATGTCAGGGAGTTGAAATTCGTGGGGCCGGCGACGGCCGCCGTCCTCGCGGACGCGCCGTTCGGCGCCGCGGACGTTCGCGAGAAAGCCGTCTCCTACCGGATGCTGATCGACGCCGGGGTGAACCCTGGCGTCGCCGCGCGCATCCGTCGTGAGCACTCGCTGGCGTGGTCGTTCGAGTCGGAGGGCGAGGACCTCGCCCGCCGGTCGAGCCAGGTCCGCGGTCTCGGCGACGCCGAACGGGCGTGGGTCGCCGCCTCGTCGGGCGACTGGCAGGGTCAGGACGCCGGGGGATCCGACGCCGCGGAGGGCGGCGCCGGCGGCGACGACACTGACGACGACGTTCGGGTCGTCACCGACGACGACGCTGCTGCCACGGCCACCGACGACACCGCGGCCACGACCGACGACGAGGAGACGGACGACGGTGAGGCCGCCGAACGGGCGTGGGTCGCCGCCTCCGCCCGCGGCGACGCGTCGGGCACGAAAACCGACGGCTCGGGCGACCCCGTCGCCGCGGAGTCCGCGTGGCGCGAGCGCTCCCGACCGACGCCAGTTGTCGACGTGGCGGGGGTCAACGATCGGGACGCAGCCGACCTCGCGGAGGCGGGGATCACCTCCGCACGCGCGCTCGCCATCGCCGACCCCGAGGAGATCGGTGAGGCCCTCGATCGCGACGCCGCGCACGTGGCAGAACTCCGCGACGCAGCCGCCGAACACGTCGACTGA
- a CDS encoding PH domain-containing protein gives MTADAEPDGVVTVGAVPSSVTVDDGETVRWTGRPRLSAAAPAGLVGLLVAGGGMAVAVGPAATSRFGVAIAALAVLVGLAIPGLASLSLANTRYVLTDRAASVKTGIVGRRVVRARLSMVENTAYEQSVTGSLFGYGTVRLETAGGDVAFRRVDDPQSVRSLVDEHARSGERATADSIPGSIDSWRAVRTEVRLLRSALDR, from the coding sequence ATGACGGCCGACGCGGAACCCGACGGTGTCGTCACCGTCGGGGCCGTTCCGTCGTCGGTCACCGTCGACGACGGCGAGACGGTGCGCTGGACCGGCCGGCCGCGGCTCTCGGCGGCGGCTCCGGCCGGCCTCGTCGGGCTGCTCGTCGCCGGCGGCGGGATGGCCGTCGCCGTCGGGCCGGCGGCGACGAGTCGCTTCGGGGTCGCGATCGCGGCGCTCGCCGTCCTCGTCGGTCTCGCGATCCCCGGGCTCGCGTCGCTGTCGCTCGCGAACACCCGGTACGTCCTCACCGACCGCGCGGCGTCGGTGAAGACCGGGATCGTCGGGCGGCGCGTCGTCCGTGCGCGGCTGTCGATGGTCGAGAACACCGCATACGAGCAGTCGGTTACCGGCTCGCTGTTCGGCTACGGTACCGTGCGGCTGGAGACGGCCGGCGGCGACGTGGCCTTCCGCCGCGTCGACGACCCGCAGAGCGTGCGGTCGCTCGTCGACGAGCACGCGCGGTCCGGCGAGCGGGCCACGGCGGACTCGATCCCGGGATCGATCGACTCCTGGCGGGCGGTCCGAACGGAGGTTCGGCTGCTGCGTTCGGCGCTCGACCGGTGA
- a CDS encoding class I fructose-bisphosphate aldolase — MLPDADAAITRDGKALILAYDHGIEHGPVDFEPNPETADPERVFELATHDAVTALAVGKGVAEAYYPSYDDDVALLAKLNGTSNLWMGEPDSAVNWSVEYAAELGADAIGFTLYGGSNHEVEMAEEFRDAQEAAREQDMGVVMWSYPRGQGLKNDTAPDTIAYAARLGLELGADITKVKYPGSPEAMAHAADMAGPTKVVMSGGSKTDDRAFLETVAGAIDGGAKGLAVGRNVFQRENPEEILDALEAVIFEEASVDEALEHTSASAVADD; from the coding sequence ATGCTCCCCGACGCGGACGCGGCGATCACCCGGGACGGTAAGGCGCTCATTCTCGCGTACGACCACGGGATCGAACACGGCCCGGTGGACTTCGAGCCGAACCCGGAGACGGCCGATCCCGAGCGGGTGTTCGAGCTCGCGACCCACGACGCGGTGACGGCGCTCGCGGTCGGGAAGGGCGTCGCGGAGGCGTACTACCCCAGCTACGACGACGACGTGGCGCTGTTGGCGAAGCTCAACGGCACGTCGAACCTCTGGATGGGCGAGCCCGACTCCGCGGTGAACTGGTCGGTCGAGTACGCCGCCGAGCTCGGCGCCGACGCGATCGGCTTCACGCTGTACGGCGGCTCGAACCACGAGGTGGAGATGGCCGAGGAGTTCCGCGACGCCCAGGAGGCGGCCCGCGAGCAAGACATGGGCGTCGTCATGTGGTCGTACCCGCGCGGACAGGGGCTGAAGAACGACACCGCCCCCGACACGATCGCGTACGCCGCCCGGCTCGGGCTCGAACTCGGCGCCGACATCACGAAGGTGAAGTACCCCGGATCGCCGGAGGCGATGGCTCATGCGGCCGACATGGCCGGCCCGACGAAGGTGGTGATGTCCGGCGGGTCGAAGACCGACGACCGCGCGTTCCTGGAGACGGTCGCCGGCGCGATCGACGGCGGCGCGAAGGGGCTCGCGGTCGGCCGGAACGTCTTCCAGCGGGAGAACCCCGAGGAGATCCTCGACGCCCTGGAGGCGGTCATCTTCGAGGAGGCGTCCGTCGACGAGGCGCTCGAACACACCTCCGCCTCCGCCGTCGCCGACGACTGA
- a CDS encoding class 1 fructose-bisphosphatase, with translation MEGADSDPGDGAADSADPDAVAAAEAVLEAVAAAAPEIRAGLPGRRRYLDDENPSGEDVLAADVYADELLEATLGDIDGVGTYASEERESTVDTGDGAVSVAVDPLDGSSNLESNNPMGTVVAIYDGDLPASGRDLVGAGFVLYGPVTTMVAGVGAPADATIREYLVTGEGDREKLERIELPDDPTVYGFGGRVPDWPDDFAAYVDEVEDELKLRYGGAMIADVSQVLSYGGVFAYPALESAPDGKLRLQFEGNPVAYLVEGAGGRSSDGARSLLDVEATGIHQRVPVHVGNEALIERLEAALDEVPAR, from the coding sequence ATGGAGGGAGCCGACTCCGATCCCGGCGACGGCGCCGCGGACTCGGCCGACCCCGACGCGGTCGCCGCCGCGGAGGCGGTGCTGGAGGCCGTCGCCGCGGCGGCTCCCGAGATCCGCGCGGGGCTGCCGGGGCGACGCCGCTACCTCGACGACGAGAACCCGTCCGGTGAGGACGTGCTCGCGGCCGACGTGTACGCCGACGAGCTGCTGGAGGCGACGTTGGGCGACATCGACGGCGTCGGCACCTACGCCAGCGAGGAGCGCGAGTCGACGGTCGACACGGGCGACGGGGCGGTGTCGGTCGCGGTCGACCCGTTGGACGGCTCCTCGAACCTGGAGTCGAACAACCCGATGGGCACGGTCGTCGCGATCTACGACGGGGACCTCCCGGCCTCCGGGCGCGACCTCGTCGGCGCCGGGTTCGTGTTGTACGGTCCGGTCACGACGATGGTCGCCGGCGTCGGCGCACCCGCGGACGCGACGATCCGAGAGTACCTCGTCACCGGAGAGGGCGACCGGGAGAAGCTGGAACGGATCGAACTCCCCGACGACCCGACGGTGTACGGCTTCGGCGGACGCGTCCCCGACTGGCCCGACGACTTCGCCGCCTACGTCGACGAGGTCGAGGACGAACTGAAGCTGCGCTACGGCGGCGCGATGATCGCGGACGTGAGCCAGGTGCTCTCCTACGGCGGCGTGTTCGCGTACCCGGCGCTGGAGTCCGCGCCCGACGGGAAGCTTCGCCTCCAGTTCGAGGGGAACCCCGTCGCATATCTCGTGGAGGGCGCCGGGGGCCGGTCCTCCGACGGCGCCCGGTCGCTGTTGGACGTCGAGGCGACCGGGATCCACCAGCGGGTGCCGGTCCACGTCGGGAACGAGGCGCTGATCGAACGGCTCGAAGCGGCGCTCGACGAGGTTCCAGCCCGATAG
- a CDS encoding acyl-CoA carboxylase subunit beta, which translates to MKVHVGAGATEEEAGAIASALAEHFGVDIEVYAGDDAHDDDGAADEPIATAEPPEIEYPLDDDLGPTDREAELRAEIDDILEGGPEKYKQRLPEQGKLFVRDRLDLWFGDGGAGGTGDADRDDAADGVKFEDGKFAHFDAWHGNSPDVGEADEGNRLPADGLITGAAEFEGRDLHFMANDFTVKAGSMAGRGVEKFLRMQQRALKNGKPVLYLMDSSGGRIDQQTGFFANREGIGKYYYNHSMLSGRVPQICVLYGPCIAGAAYTPVFADFTVMVEGMSAMAIASPRMVKMVTGEEIEMDDLGGPDVHAKYSGSADLVAEDEQHARQLVADLMSYLPDKAGEKPPHSEPKPPTYSPDGIDELIPEAPNRPYDVHDLLDRICDAESVFELKPEYGTEIVTAFARIDGKPVGVVANQPTERSGAIFPDAAEKAAEFIWTCDAYEIPLLYLCDTPGFMAGSQVEKDAILEKGKKFIYATSSATVPKQTVVVRKAYGAGIYAMGGPAYEPESVIGLPSGEIGIMGPEAAINAVYANKLAEIDDPDERAEREDELREEYRRDIDIHRMASEVVIDEIVPPSDLREELVQRFDFYEDIEKSVPDKKHGTVL; encoded by the coding sequence ATGAAAGTCCACGTGGGCGCGGGTGCGACCGAGGAGGAGGCCGGCGCCATCGCCTCGGCGCTGGCCGAGCACTTCGGCGTCGACATCGAGGTGTACGCCGGCGACGACGCTCATGACGACGACGGCGCCGCCGACGAGCCGATCGCGACCGCCGAGCCGCCCGAGATCGAGTACCCCTTGGACGACGACCTGGGTCCGACCGACCGCGAGGCAGAACTCCGCGCGGAGATCGACGACATCCTCGAGGGCGGTCCCGAGAAGTACAAGCAGCGACTCCCCGAGCAGGGGAAGCTGTTCGTTCGCGACCGTCTCGACCTGTGGTTCGGCGACGGCGGGGCCGGCGGGACCGGCGACGCCGACCGCGATGACGCCGCCGACGGCGTGAAGTTCGAGGACGGGAAGTTCGCCCACTTCGACGCGTGGCACGGGAACTCCCCCGACGTGGGGGAGGCCGACGAGGGGAACCGGCTCCCCGCCGACGGCCTCATCACTGGCGCCGCCGAGTTCGAGGGTCGGGACCTGCACTTCATGGCGAACGACTTCACGGTGAAGGCGGGGTCGATGGCCGGTCGCGGCGTCGAGAAGTTCCTCCGGATGCAACAGCGCGCGCTCAAGAACGGGAAGCCGGTCCTCTACCTGATGGACTCCTCTGGGGGCCGGATCGACCAGCAGACCGGGTTCTTCGCCAACCGCGAGGGGATCGGGAAGTACTACTACAACCACTCGATGCTCTCGGGGCGCGTCCCGCAGATCTGCGTGCTCTACGGCCCCTGCATCGCCGGCGCCGCCTACACGCCGGTGTTCGCCGATTTCACCGTCATGGTGGAGGGGATGTCCGCGATGGCGATCGCGTCGCCGCGGATGGTGAAGATGGTCACCGGCGAGGAGATAGAGATGGACGACCTGGGTGGCCCGGACGTGCACGCGAAGTACTCCGGCAGCGCAGACCTCGTCGCCGAGGACGAGCAGCACGCCCGGCAACTCGTCGCGGACCTGATGAGCTATCTCCCCGACAAGGCCGGCGAGAAGCCGCCCCACAGCGAGCCGAAGCCGCCGACGTATTCGCCCGACGGTATCGACGAGCTGATCCCGGAGGCGCCGAACCGCCCGTACGACGTACACGACCTGCTCGACCGCATCTGCGACGCGGAATCGGTCTTCGAGCTGAAACCGGAGTACGGCACGGAGATCGTCACGGCGTTCGCCCGCATCGACGGCAAGCCCGTCGGCGTCGTCGCCAACCAGCCGACCGAGCGCTCGGGCGCCATCTTCCCGGACGCCGCCGAGAAGGCCGCCGAGTTCATCTGGACCTGTGACGCCTACGAGATCCCCCTGCTGTACCTCTGTGACACGCCGGGGTTCATGGCCGGCTCGCAGGTCGAGAAGGACGCCATCCTCGAGAAGGGCAAGAAGTTCATCTACGCGACCTCCTCGGCCACCGTCCCCAAGCAGACCGTCGTCGTCCGCAAGGCGTACGGCGCGGGCATCTACGCGATGGGCGGCCCCGCCTACGAGCCGGAGTCCGTCATCGGCCTCCCCTCCGGCGAGATCGGGATCATGGGCCCCGAGGCGGCGATCAACGCCGTCTACGCCAACAAGCTCGCCGAGATCGACGACCCCGACGAGCGCGCCGAGCGCGAGGACGAACTCCGCGAGGAGTACCGCCGCGACATCGACATCCACCGGATGGCGAGCGAGGTCGTCATCGACGAGATCGTCCCCCCCTCCGACCTCCGCGAGGAGCTCGTCCAGCGGTTCGACTTCTACGAGGACATCGAGAAGTCGGTCCCCGACAAGAAGCACGGCACGGTCCTCTGA
- a CDS encoding 3-hydroxyacyl-CoA dehydrogenase family protein, with translation MRGLSEIRTVGVVGAGTMGNGIAQVAATAGYDVVMRDIERRFVDNGLESIESSLSRLDAKDELDESPETIQDRITGTTAIGDLADADLVVEAALEDMEVKQDIFGDLEDVTDDDVVLATNTSTLSITTIASATDREDLVVGLHFMNPVPIMAGVEVVTGEKTAAEVTEFAHAFAEDLGKETWESDDKPGFVTNRVLMPWINEGIRAYDEGVASKEDMDKGMKLGTNVPMGPLELADHIGLDICLDASETLHEELGDRYKPAYLLKRKVAAGDLGKKTGKGFYEYE, from the coding sequence ATGCGCGGACTCTCCGAAATTCGGACGGTTGGCGTCGTCGGCGCGGGCACGATGGGCAACGGCATCGCCCAGGTCGCCGCGACCGCCGGCTACGACGTGGTGATGCGCGACATCGAACGACGGTTCGTCGACAACGGGCTGGAGTCGATCGAGTCGTCGCTGTCGCGCCTCGACGCGAAGGACGAACTCGACGAGTCGCCCGAGACCATCCAGGACCGGATCACGGGAACGACAGCCATCGGCGATCTCGCAGACGCCGACCTCGTGGTCGAGGCGGCGCTCGAGGACATGGAGGTGAAGCAGGACATCTTCGGGGACCTCGAGGACGTGACCGACGACGATGTCGTGCTCGCCACGAACACCTCGACGCTCTCCATCACGACAATCGCCTCGGCGACCGACCGCGAGGACCTCGTCGTCGGCCTCCACTTCATGAACCCCGTCCCGATCATGGCGGGTGTCGAGGTCGTCACCGGCGAGAAGACGGCCGCCGAAGTGACCGAGTTCGCACACGCGTTCGCCGAGGACCTCGGAAAGGAGACGTGGGAGAGCGACGACAAGCCCGGGTTCGTCACCAACCGCGTCCTCATGCCGTGGATCAACGAGGGGATCCGCGCGTACGACGAGGGCGTCGCCTCGAAGGAGGACATGGACAAGGGGATGAAGCTCGGCACGAACGTCCCGATGGGCCCGCTCGAACTGGCCGACCACATCGGCCTCGACATCTGTCTCGACGCAAGCGAGACGCTCCACGAGGAGCTGGGCGACCGCTACAAGCCCGCCTACCTCCTCAAGCGGAAGGTCGCCGCCGGCGACCTCGGCAAGAAGACCGGGAAGGGGTTCTACGAGTACGAGTGA